Within Coregonus clupeaformis isolate EN_2021a chromosome 20, ASM2061545v1, whole genome shotgun sequence, the genomic segment cagttctcctctgaatcattcagatgttcactggcaaacttcagacggccctgtatatgtgctttcttgagcagggggactttgcgggcgctgcaggatttcagtccttcacggcgtagtgtgttaccaatcgttttcttggtgactatggtcccagctgtcttgagatcattgacaagatcctcccgtgtagttctgggctgattcctcaccgttctcatgatcattgcaactccacgaggtgagatcttgcatggagccccaggccgagggagattgacagttattttgtgtttcttccttttgcgaataatcgcaccaactgttgtcaccttctcaccaagctgcttggcgatggtcttgtagcccattccagccttgtgtaggtctacaatcttgtccatgacatccttggagagctctttggtcttggccatggtggagagtttggaatctgattgattgattgcttctgtggacaggtgtctttttatacaggtaacaagctgatattaggagcactccctttaagagtgtgctcctaatctcagctcgttacctgtataaaagacacctgggagccagaaatctttctgattgagagggggtcaaatacttatttccctcattaaattgcaaatcaatttataacatttttgacatgcatttttctggattttttttttgttattctgtctctcactgttcaaataaacctaccattaaaattatacactgataatttctttgtcagtgggcaaacgtacaaaatcagcaggggatcaaatacttttttccctcactgtatatgccagTAGTTCTGACCTGTAGGAAGGGGAAGACAAAGCCGATGGTGAAGTTGGACAGCCAGTTGAGGCATCCTGCCACGGTGTAGGCAGCTGGACGATGGGACTGTTTAAACAGCTCTGCTGTAATCAGGAAGGGTACTCCAGctacacagggacagagacacacacacaatgagacacattggctgcatttagacaggcaacccaattctgatctttctttcactaattggtcttttgagcTATCAGATcaactctgaaaaagatctgatgtgaaaagttctgatgtgattggtcaaaataacaaTTAGTGGAAATAATATCAGAACGTGGCTGCCTGTGTGAACACAGCCTTAGTCTACATCATGGGCTACTAGTTATAGTCACATGTGAAGTTGGGCAAACTACCAAACCAATGATATTGATAACAGCAAGACTTTAGAGTAATAATAGTACATTGAGGATTAAAACCACCATTATATTCCATTGGTGTAATACGAGCtaaattacagatgtaggatcttaatttgtccCGTATTGGCACAGCCAaataatcctacagcaacaggatttgaatgtttagtccataatgttgcttgattggtggttaggctattagctggccaaaaataggttacatgaaaagtgaaatactgttaatataaccgtgtaTTAGTGTggattttcagtgaatttatgtaaatcacaagcTCATCTGTATTTCCtgcggtgcaggaaaattctcagcaacaaaacagTGATTAAATtacgatcctacatctgtacctcaATTTGTTGAATCTATAATATTTAGAATCTATAGATGGTTTCATTGCTACAAATATCTAATTCTTCATGGTTAGAAATGAGAGATAGTATGAATGAGGAATAATACATTAGGAAAAGCCTAATGATGAACGTGTCAAGTTAAGTCCTCATTATTTGAACATGATCATGACATAGGGGAGAAGGCTTGATAATATAATCAATAAGTAGGGCTCTACAATCAGTCTACATATGCAGTAATATGGGCCCCTTCACATTGTTAATGCAAGTTTTTGTCTCAAGGAAGCATATtcatcacacacgcacacaccaaaaTATTCATTATGAACAATGAGCCATTGAAAATCTAATTGCGGCAAACAGAAAATCCTCATCTGAGCTTGATGTATGGATTTTGCCTGCTTGACAGATGACATTATGTAAACTAGTGTTGGTCTAATTCATCATGCTTATAGCCACCATCAGCATTCTAATACTGTTGCGTTCAGCCGATGAGCCCCAAACAAATAGGTGTAAGAATGGATGTTCCTGTTACCGTGGCAATTATGATTTCCTCATTTAGTAGATTAATGAAATACAATAGAGTAGCTATTTATGTCGGGTAAACAGTGAGGGGAGTTTTGGCTGCCTTTCCAAGAGCACTTCTATATTCTACCACCAGAGAGCAATGTTTCCTAGTTGAATATAACAGGCTGTGTCTATTGGATGAAATGGAATGTTCAAAGTGctacaggtagcctagcggttaagcgtGTTGgcccagtaactgaaaggttgctggtttgaatccctgagccaacttggtgaaaaatctgctgatgtgcccttgagcaagacacttaaccctagtttctctggataacagcatctgctaaataacttAAATTAGTAGTATTATAGCCCCTTCTGCTGAAAGTGGAAGTACTCACTCTTCTATTGAGAGAGAGATATACCTCCTGAGCATAGAACCCTGTtttgaaggagagagacagagataaacaAACAAGCAGACTACCAGAGTAGATGTCTTACCTGGTCCTATACAGAAGCCAGCGATGATCCCCACCACACAGGCAACACTGATGTAGTGGGACTTAATGGGCAGTGAATGGAAGCACAGGACAGTCATTATCAGAGACCATAGGACAGTCATCCCATTACAAACAGTACTGACTGGTCACTGAATATACTCAgtcaaagacacagagacagtaaCTAACAACAAAGAGAGTCTGCACGATTCAGACTAATAGTAATGAATATATGAAGATTACATTTTTCTTCTATAAACTGACCTGAAATCCGATTTCCACTTTTCAGAGAAAATGTAGAATTCCAGGTTGGTGAACTGATCCTAGACCTGTCTCTATAGGGGAAGATTCTACATGGATAGATTAATGTACCTGGAACATGAGGGAGAGCGTGATCCCTGCACAGCAAATTCCCATGAAGGTAAATCCACCAATCATCAGAGGTCTTCTGCCCAGCCGTTCAATGATGAAGCACTGGAGGCGGAACAAAGGAGAACAAGTTATTTCTATTGGCCGACGACATAACATGTCAATGTTATGCTTCTGTGTGGGAAAAATGTTAAACTGCTACCCAGAGACGGTGTTTCTTGGAATAGCTCAGCACCCAGTAGTATGTCCACTGACCTATATGTCTCTTTAGAAAATGTAGTcatgggatgcatcccaaatgtcaccctatttactttgtagtgcactacttttgaccagggaccataggggaatatatagggaatagggtgccatttgggacagacatGGTCTGAACCAGAGCCGTACTGTATAGAATGTATatatcatatactgtatataatatagcTGTGGTTTGACTATAGTATCTCAGTGGCTATATGCTTCACAGTTCCTGAGGCATAGCCTTATAGCTAACCTACAGGCTTGTCCAAAAGGAGTGTTGAAGTCAGTATTACCACCAGCTAccagacaataataataatacctcAGACTAGAGtaggctagctaatgttagcctgATTAAACCAGACTGAACGCGTCGCTCACCATTGAGAGTAGCTTTCAGTCTGGGGAACCAGGCTAAGCTAGCATGCTCAGCTGTTGTGCTCACACAGTAATCCAATGACTGCTTGCTTACCCCTACGCATCCAGCGATAACCTCAATGGCTCCGGTTCCAACCGTGGTGTACTGGATCTGAGGGACTGGGATACCTGCGTTCTCAAAGATGGCGTTGGTATAGAACCAGATCTGAAGAGAGACAGTTGTAGATCAGTAGCTGAACTGTGAGTAGTGAACATGTACGTTGTTGAATACACATACTGTAGGGCTACATCTTTGCTGCATTGTTCTTTGGATACTCAATTGTTCAGTGTTTTGGACTGTACAGCGcttacatcatcatcatcaacaacaaaaacattagTAACTGAGTGTACATATTAAACATGGCCGTCTGTTTCAACCTGGATAAACAAATATACAACGTTCAGCTAATGGTCATTCTAAAGCTCTTACTATTCATGTCTGATTCATCATCACTGTTGTCATTATCCTCCCGACTATCCTTACAAAAACAGATTGAAACatttttgaaactgcagtaaaagtgcagtaactgcagtcgactgtggtattttggacgcagtgattgcagaataactgcagtgtactgcagttgaactgcatttatactgcactgtaactgcagttacactgcaaaattactgcagtataaaaaaacagtgttattttagatgcagtatttgcagcatactgaaGTTATACTGCCCCCTAACTACAGTTATActacagtgtactgcagttatactgcactctgactgcaatcttttttcgtaagggtaCCATCTGTCAAATCAGATATATTTAATCAATGCTGTGTTCCAATATGTCAACGTTGACTTATAGTATTCCCAGTGAAATGAATGAATGGCACCATCTCATTCATCATACTTCACTACAGCAACACACATCCTCTAAAACGGACAAGATCAGGAAAAGTAGATGAAATAAACACATATAGTTGGTTTCAGTAACCatccatacacatacagtggggagaacaagtatttgatacactgccgattttgcaggttttcctacatgtagaggtctgtaatttttatcataggtacacttcaactgtgagagacggaatctaaaacaaaaatccagaaaatcacattgtatgatttttaagtaattaattagcattttattgcatgacataagtatttgatacatcagaaaagcagaacttaatatttggtacagaaacctttgtttgcaattacagagatcatacgtttcctgtaggtcttgaccaggtttgcacacactgcagcagggattttggcccactcctccatacagaccttctccagatccttcaggttttagggctgtcgctgggcaatatggactttcagctccctccaaagattttctattgggttcaggtctggagactggctaggccactccaggaccttgagatgcttcttacggagccactccttagttgccctggctgtgtgtttcgggtcgttgtcatgctggaagacccagccacgacccatcttcaatgctcttcctgagggaaggaggttgttggccaagatctcgcgatacatggccccatccatcctcccctcaatacggtgcagtcgtcctgtcccctttgcagaaaagcatccccaaagaatgatgtttccacctccatgcttcacgattgggatggtgttcttggggttgtactcatccttcttcttcctccaaacacggcgaatggagtttagaccaaaaagctctatttttgtctcatcagaccacatgaccttctcccattcctcctctggatcatccagatggtcattggcaaacttcatacgggcctggacatgcgctggcttgagcagggggaccttgcatgtgctgcaggattttaatccatgacggcgtagtgtgttactaatggttttctttgagactgtggtcccagctctcttcaggtcattgaccaggtcctaccgtgtagttctgggctgatccctcaccatcctcatgataattgatgccccacgaggtgagatcttgcatggagccccagaccgagggtgattgaccatcatcttgaacttcttccattttctaataattgcgccaacagttgttgccttctcaccaagctgcttgcctattgtcctgtagcccatcccagccttgtgcaggtctacaattttatccctgatgtccttacacagctctctggtcttggccattgtggagaggttggagtctgtttgattgagtgtgtggacaggtgtcttttatacaggtaacaagttcaaacaggtgcagttaatacaggtaatgagtggagaacaggagggcttcttaaagaaaaactaacaggtctgtgagagacggaattcttactagttggtaggtgatcaaatacttatgtcatgcaataaaatgcaaattaattacttaaaaatcatataatgtgattttctggaatttggttttagattccgtctctcacagttgaagtgtacctatgataaaaattacagacctctacatgctttgtaagtaggaaaacctgcaaaatcggcagtttatcaaatacttgttctccccactgtatatggatctTTCCACCCACTCATTAACATATGTCATATCCACACACGGGTATTTGCCCATCCCTGTGTAGAATTCTGATTGGACTTCTAGTATCTAGTATCACCAAGCAGAAAATGGGTTGTAAAGACCTCGGAATTTAAAAGGTGGACATTGGGGTTATTTGATATCACATTAGAGCTGTTGTGTTCCGTGTCTGGAACAGCTGCGACAGTAAAAATCAGCATAGCGTGGCCGTGCTGTGAAATGGGGACCAGCATGAGACCATGTAGACCAGTGCTTATCCACATGGTGCTGAAGAGCCAAGGGCCCTTATCACTAGGACCAGTGTGGGTGGGGATCCATTTGGACTATGAaataaggatgtgtgtgtgtgtctagggtgTATTGTACAGTAATGAGGCGTGCTCCTGCTTTGTCACTCAGCACCAGTGGTTCTAAGTGAGGCTGTAAtatatggtggtggtggtgatgagggATTTATCATGTACAGCTGAGAACAGGTGGTGATAGGGGCATAtggtgtatacacacacacggacacatacTCTCCtgcatgtatgcatgcatgtatggacaaacacacactgacccaCCGCGTCGATACCGGACAGCTGCATGCCGATATTGACCACCACTATAGTGATGACCTGCCATCGGACACTCCGGTCCTTCAGCAGGCCGATGACCGACACGGTCTGGACCGAGGACATGGACCGCTGCTCCTCCTGCATCTCCTCGATCTCCGCCTGGATGTTTGCTTTGGACCGGTACCACTTCAGAGCTGGGGAGAGAAGTTCAGTTTACTAAACTGGTGAGTACAGCACAGCTAGGGTTGTATACAGTATGGATAGTATTGAAATACAAGTCGTATTGGTCTGTGGTTACAGCTTTTCCCAAAAAAACGAACAAACAGAAAAATGTGCATCTCTTTGAATAATACTCCTTACAATAGCAATTCAGGTCATTTAGGTATGTTACAGTCTAGTCTATATGcccagaaataaataaaaaaggagagaaaaaaaaagaaagaaagaaagaaagaactcAACTATCAACTGTATCCCCCTAATGGACGGAGCCTCCTCACCTGTGATGGTGGCGTGGACGTTCCTCTTCTCTATGAGCAAGTACCGCGGGCTCTCTGGGAACCACGGCAACAGCATCAGCTGGAACATGGTGGGGATCACCACCAGAGACAGGAAGAGGGGCCAGTGCTCTTCCTGTTGAGGGGTCAGAGGCCAAAGGATATAGGGTCAGCAAGAGGTCAATATGAGTTTCTTTTAAATATTCTCTGGAATGAAAAGCAGCCAAATAGTCTGCTGAATGGAGATCATCGTAAAAGATGAGTCTACCATGTAGAAAAAAAACTGTACATTTCAGGGCGTTTAGGCCTGCTGCATCTCGGGCTCTGTAGTAGTCACATCGTTTCAACTTTATCAGAATCCCACAGTTCTTACCTTTGTAACAGTACTAAGCATGTGTTTGTAGGACTTATAGTTTTGAAACCGAAATGTACTTTATGAGGGTAGTATACAATATTATGCAGCGTTTAGAAAATGCCACCAGAGGGCGCCAGAGTTGAAGAGGTTAAGTTTCATTTGTTTGTACCTCTTCAGAAGGTGCCTTCTTTATCTATTTACGCCAAAGAAAAGACCAACAAAGAAGATTAACTATGAACTAAGATATTAAGGATAAGATTTTACTGCACCTTTCCGAGTAGTTCATGTAGCCCCAGGATCTGAGCGATGAAGACTCCTAGACAGATAAAGATGCTAGGCACGAGGCCCAGGAAGCCTCGCAGGTTCTTAGGTGCTATCTCTCCAAGATACATTGGCACCACACTCAGAGAGATacctggagggaggggaacagagGTGAGCGGTCATACAGGTTCTTAGGTGCTATCTCCCCCAGGTACATAGGTACCACACTCAAAAAGATACCTGGAGGGAGGGGGATATGGACAGTACACAGACCAGATTCAGCACTAGCAGTTAACCTTACAGCTAGAATTGTTGCTGATAAGAGCTGATAATGTGTTGTAGAGCAACAGACAGAAGACCTGATAAAGATTCATTTAGATAAgtaaaacacaacacagaaatgcataaatcaaattcaatcaaatgtatttatttaaagccctttttacatcagcagatgtcacaaaatgCTTATAccaaaacccagcctaaaaccccaaagcgcaagcaatgcagatgtagaagcatggtgtctaggaaaaactccctagaaaggcaggaacctaggaagaaacctagagaggaaccaggctctgaggggtggccagtcctcttcttgctatgccggtggagattataagagtacatggtcaTTAAGGCTAGATCGTTCTTCATGATGTTCAAaggttcatagatgaccagcagggtgaaataataatcacaatggttatagagggtgcaacaagTCAGCACTTcaagagtaaatgtcagttgacttttcatagccgagcattcagaggtcgagacagcaggtgtggtagagagagagagagcgagagaacgagagagcgagagagagatgcctATGCGCACTTGTGTCAAGTGtcaagttacagtgcattcggaaagcattcagactccttcacttttttaacaaaaaaattagttacagccttattctaaatttgattaaattgttgttttcctcatcaatctacacacaataccccataatgacaaagtaaaaaccgCATTTTTGAAATGTTAACAAATTTATAcaataaaaaaaacggaaatataacatttacataattattcagaccctttactcagtactttgttgaagcacctttgtcagcgattacagccttgagtcttcttgggtatgatgctacaagcttggcacacctgtatttggggagtttctcccattcttctctgcagatcctctcaagctctgtcaggttggatggagagcatcgctgcacagctacagtgccttcagaaactattctgaccccttgactttttctttctttgttacgttacaaccttattctaaaatggaataaataaataaaaatcctcagcaatctacacacaataccccataatgacaaagcgaaaacaggtttttaatttttttgcaaatgtattaaaaataaaataaagtaataccttatttaaataagtattcagaccctttgctatgagactcaaacttgatctcaggtgcatccggtttccattgatcatccttgagatgtttctacaacttgattggagtccacctgtggtaaattcaattgattagacatgatttggaaaggtacactcctgtctatataaggtcccacagttgacagtgcatgtcagagcaaaaaccaagccattaggtcgaatGAATTTTCCATAGAGcactgtggaagggtaccaaaacatttctgcaccattgaaggtccccaagaacacagtggtcattcttaaatggaagaagtttggaaccaccaagactcttcctagagctggccgcccggccaaactgagcaatcgggggagaagaccatatggaagccactcctcagtaaaaggcacatgacatcctgcttggagtttgccaaaaggcacctaaagtctctcagaccatgataaacaagattatctggtctgatgaaaccaagattgaactctttggcctgaatgccaagcgtcacgtctagaggaaacctggcaccatccctacggtgaagcatagcgGTGGCAGCAACAtgttttggggatgtttttcagtggcagggacagggagactagtcaggatcgaggcaaagatgaacggagcaaagtacagagagatccttgataaaaatctgctccagagcgctcagtacCTCAGACTAGGGTTCACCttccaccttccaacaggacaacgaccctaagcacacagccaagacaacgcaggagtggcttcgggacatgtctctcaatgtccttgagtggcccagccagagcccggacttgaacccgattgaacatctctggagagacctgaaaatagctgtgcagcaacgctccccatccaacctgacagagcttgagaggatctgcagagaatgggagaaactccccaaataaagatgtgccaagcttgtggcgtcatacccaagaagactcgaggctgtaatcgctgccaaaggtgcttcaacaaagtactgagtaaatggtcagaatacttatgtaaatgtattatttcatttTTTGATAAAttagcacacatttctaaaaacctgtttttgctttttcctTATGATTACCCCCTCAAATAGTGTTTCCTAATCCTTACTTCATTTGTTAAGGACGGTAGGACATAATGGCATTATTCTCTGTTACTGCATTACCTGAGTGTACCCCTGTGATGAAGCGTCCAACAATGATCATCTCTGGAGAGCCGAAGGTCCTGCTGAAGCCCATGAAGGCTCCAGCTATGAACACCAGACATGTGATTCTCACCAGGGTCCCTTTCCTGTAGACAGCAGAACAATCAGCCTGAGAAACCTTCTACCAttcttaacctcttaaggatcgaaccctttttttccattttcgcctaaaatgcatcatgttatgggtatgcttgtcactggcagggactggggagtttgtgaggatcaaaataaatatgaaaggagcaaagcccacgTAAAAGGTTTGAGGAACACCCACCTCAGTCTTCTGAATACCTGACCCTGGGatagagttttatttttcagcAAGACAATTACACAGATTTTTAtgacaaagacacaccagaatgactttccaagaggtgttaagtgttcctgagtggtctagtttcagtcctgacttaaatgtgcttgaaaatcagagacaaggtttgaatattgctggcCATCAgtgattcccaaccaaatttaaTGAGCTTGAGCAagtttgacaaaaacaatgaatatacagtatgttgcccTAAGACTTGTGCAAAGTTGGTATAATCTTATTCAAAATGAtccacagctgtaatggctgccaaatgtgcttccaccaagtattaactcaggggggtggagacatccaattattatatatatttttttattatacttttttattgatttggaaaatgttctataactttctttctctttgaaaatgtggagtaggatGTGTAGATCTGTAGGAAAACATATATAATTTAGTCCATTTTTAGATttcattttaaggcagcaaaattgGAAAAACGTTCAAGGTGGTGTAGACTTTTTATAGGCACTGCATGTCAATTAAGTTATGTCATTGACGTTATGTCAATGGCGTATGTCAATGgcgttacagtggggaaaaaaagtatttagtcagccaccaattgtgcaagttctcccacttaaaaagatgagagaggcctgtaattttcatcataggtacacgtcaactatgacagacaaaatgagaattttttttccagaaaatcacattgtaggatttttaatgaatttatttgcaaattatggtggaaaataagtatttggtcaataacaaaagtttctcaatactttgttatataccctttgttggcaatgacacaggtcaaacgttttctgtaagttttcacaaggttttcacacactgttgctggtattttggcccattcctccatgcagatctcctctagagcagtgatgttttggggctgtcgctgggcaacacggacattcaactccctccaaagattttctatggggttgagatctggagactggctaggccactccaggaccttgaaatgcttcttacgaagccactccttcgttgcccgt encodes:
- the slc2a15b gene encoding solute carrier family 2 member 15b; translated protein: MAEEVLLAEDGKCVESLTKSLLAVAFLASFGSSMLYGYNLAVVNSPAQYIKAFYNQTMVARNGTGLDDKKLTLFYSLTVSVFAIGGMVGSLMVGILVTRFGRKGTLVRITCLVFIAGAFMGFSRTFGSPEMIIVGRFITGVHSGISLSVVPMYLGEIAPKNLRGFLGLVPSIFICLGVFIAQILGLHELLGKEEHWPLFLSLVVIPTMFQLMLLPWFPESPRYLLIEKRNVHATITALKWYRSKANIQAEIEEMQEEQRSMSSVQTVSVIGLLKDRSVRWQVITIVVVNIGMQLSGIDAIWFYTNAIFENAGIPVPQIQYTTVGTGAIEVIAGCVGCFIIERLGRRPLMIGGFTFMGICCAGITLSLMFQSHYISVACVVGIIAGFCIGPAGVPFLITAELFKQSHRPAAYTVAGCLNWLSNFTIGFVFPFLQMSAGAYCYLVFFGVCMAVAAYVFFIVPETKNKTFVEISQMFAARNGMLEEESSELCVANNLKLAKMNGYGAVDLEYGVIEKKK